The genome window ttaacattATGCTCTATTTTCACTAAGTCCGCAAGAAAATTGTACAACTCATCATACTTTGTCATAATGAATACAAACATAGTATAAGAGTATACATCTTAGATATTATTTGACTAGAAGTTTAGGGTTTGACACTTGGAATAGGAAAAAAGCACTCAATAGTGAAGTTTTTCGCCTTTGTTTGGAATGAAGATGAATGAACAAGTATTTGAGCACCGATGAAATCAGGAAAAAATATGGAAGTGATCACTagctttggggggggggggggggggagatatGCACCGTGGAAATGccatttgatccaaaaataatacTTGGTAGAGCTATCTTTGGTGAGTCTTTGATGGGTAATGTTTAAGGaagaacattttttttttttggtaagagGGGAAACTCGCGGCCGTTACAATCTTTGTCACAGCCTCTGTTCTTCGGGTGAACACTCTGTATTGAATACTTTGTGTCCACTGGGTAAACCCATGTATAATAGCATGCAAACCACATAGGGAATGCAAACCACATAGGGAATGCAAACCGCACTAGGCAAGCCCTGTGCGATATGCTCAACCCAGAAGATATCGGGGGAATCGATCCCATCCAAACCAACCGGGCAACCCGAAGGGTGAAGAACATCTTATTGTAGATTATGTTTTATTTAAATAGTGTCAATTTCAAACATAAAAGGACTAAATACAAAAGGCCCCAGAGAAGAGTTTTAGGTACTAATATCAATTCTTGTAAATGCAAATAAAAGAGGAAGAATTTTAGGATAGTCATTAATTTTTAAAGAGTAATATTAAATCTTGAATTTAAGACCCAACAAGATGAATAAAAGTATATTCTTCCATAAACAAAAGGTCCCACAGATGAGATATACAAAGAGTAATGCAAAAACCTAGCAGACGCCCTAGCCCTAGGCCAGGTTTAATATTTGAATATCTATCGATATGATGCTCCTCTAAAAAGACATTATTGATGGGAACCTAAATTATCAAAAGAGTTAGGAAAATCCAGGCCAGAGAAGCATATAGTATATCAGACAGAAACAGAAACAGAAACAGAAACAGAGGGAAGAAAAGATGGATGGAAGTAGTTGATGTTAAGTTGCATAATTGCCTCATGCGTGCACCGTCTTATCTATCTATTCCATATGTATTGTATTGTATGAAAAAAGGTTCATATGCGCCATACAACTCGGAACACACAACTCTTGCAAGTAAAGAGAGAAAGAATCGCTTCTTGTAAATATTGCACAGTGAGTAGGTCTCTTGCGTGAGTTAGCGTCAATACATCAACTTGTAGTAGTAACCATCTTATCAACCTGTCAAGTATCACCTACTACTTCCCTTTTCCCTATATTAAAGCTCTTCCTTCACTCTTTTGGTACTAATCTTGCGTCATTCTTTCCCACTACTCTAGCTATAAAACTTCTACTTCTTCTGCTAGATTTACttgtttatatatattttctcCCTCTGCTTATTGAGCTAAAAACCATAATCATGTATACTTTAAGTCAAATCACCACTGATTCATTCATTAATTACTCTCTCAGAATCTGTGCTTATGACCGAGTTCTGATGAACGAAGGCATGGCTGCAAAATCATTATTAAACGAAAGATCACAAGATGGTGTGGAAGTTATggtagagaaaaaaaaaaagtagtgGTGGTCCTTGGGAAAAAACACTAGACACGAGAGAGATCCCTTTGGTGGGGTGGCCCTAATGGGTGGGGGGCAAAGTGGGAAACAAGAATAAACCCTATTTGAGAACTTTGATGGTTTTGTTGAGGGGACAAAAGGCAGAAATTAGGGCAATAAATGGTGCAATATCAAAGACAGCCAACACTACTTGTGTATGTATACGGGGTTATTTAAGTGCACAAAACAATAACAATTCTCATGCAGCCATGTCCAAGAATCTcctactcttcttcttcttccatgaAAGAACTCAACaagaaacagaaaaaaaaaaaaaaaaaaaaatttggagaaaaagaaaaagaaatggggTATACACCTTTCTTGTTGGCCATGTCTTTTTCCAAATATGAGCACTTTCCATTAATACCAGAAATCTTTTGTAAAGTACAATAAAAAAAAAAGCAACAAGATAAAGACTTTGATAAGGAATAACCAATAAAGTAAACAAATATGCTTGCTAGTACTAAATGAAAAGGTGAAGCATGATTAGCATTAAAGAGAAGATAATGAACCATCCACCTTAATACAAAATGACAAACAGACCTAAAGAACAATTTGGTGGTTAATTAACACCTTTAATGGGAATATATCATTTCCCACTCCAAGTGCCACATACCTAACAATCTTTGGCCTCTAATTAAATAGACTGATAAAATTTGGTAACAGAATCTTTCattaacaacaaaataataaaaataaaaattaagttCAGGATCTGCATTATACAAAGACTTAGTTAAATATATATCATTATCAACCTATAACTACTACGTAAGTAGGCCTATGTTAAAATTAAAACATTCATCAGCTCAATAACCTCATATCCAAACAagttaaaaaaacaaaaagaacctGAGATTGAAGACCTCTTTGTCCTTCACCATGCAGATAGATAAAATCTTGTTTTTAGGGTTTTAATTTCCCTTATAATTTAACGCCAAGAAGATATGGAAAAAAGGGGTTGATTTTGCCAACCCAAGAAGAAAGAATTACTCGTACTCGAAACACTAAGCTGGTATCCTTCAGAAGGGTAATGAAGTCTCAAGAGAAGTTTAGCTTGTGAAAGTGCAAAAGGACTTAAAGCAACATTGCTAAATCCACAGCTCCTCAACATTACTTCCCATGATCTGAATCTCTCGTGTCTTTCTCTTCTCTTATCTCCTTCTGCTGCTACTATATCTATAATTTCTCTTCCGAACCAAACTTGCTCCACTGTCATCCTCTCTCTACTGCTCGGCGGCAAAGTTGCTTCCAATGAATCAAAGACAGCTGCATAATAATCCAAAGCCTCCACAAATCTTTGCAAAAAAAGTGGGTGATTATGATTTGCTTCTCTCTCGGCCAGTGTTACAACTTTAGGGTTCATGGATTTAATCCTATGCAAAAAAATCCTTAACATTTCGCGGTCTTTTAAGAGCCTGTGAAGATAAAATACACAGTTGATTGCTAATGTCTCATCAGGGAGAAGAACAATAGAAGAAATGATTGAAGGGTCATGATCATTGTCATTATTATTGGTGATCAAAAGAGGGTGAAACTGAAATCTAAGGCCTAAAGAGTGAGCAAATTTAGCTAAACGATCTCCGGTTCTACGAAGGGTATCGAGGTCATTTCCAGTACCGGTAATCCGAAGAGTTGGAGGAGGGTAACGATCAGCTAGTGCTTGCATTAACGGTGGCCATTGAACACCGTGATTAATATCAAAATCAACGATGTGGATCGCTTGTTGGTTATCGTTAATAGCTTCTAAAATCGCTTGATTAGCAGTTAGCTGACTAAATCTAATAAAAGGGGTCACTTGGTTTAGGGAAAGATAGGATGACTGAAGTAGAGCTGAATCATTTGAACTTTCAACAACATTAGATGATGCATTAGGTGTCAAGAAATTAGTGGCTGAAGAGATATAGCGGTTGAGGCGAATGGAAAGTGCGCGAGTGAACTGATGGACTAATCTTTCAGTTGAATCACCAAAAGGGGAAGAGTTAGTTGATAAAATGGTGAGGAGTCTGTTTGCCGCCGAGAAATCGGACCGTGAGATTAACTCCGCGCAGCTAATGAGTAGTTGCCGGATTTGGATTGCAGGGGAAGTGGAACTGCATCTCCGCCGTTGATCATCAGCTTCTTCATCATGAGATTGAGATGATGAACCAAAGGATCCTAACATATCAACGAAATAAAACTATTTCAGGTGAAAACCCTAGAAAGAGAAAGAAGAGAGAATATGCGTCTAATAAAAAGagaaaggagagagagagagagagaggaaaaggGGGTCTGGGGGGAAAGGACAAAGGGGTTTTCAATGATGGAGGAGGGGAAATTTATGGTTTTGGCATCTGAAATTAATTAGAGTTATCAGTAGCTAGGGAGAAGGGAAAGTTAGTACTATATGATTTCACATTTTCTTGGCTATAGTAGTAGTACTAATCTTGACTCAACATTAATGAAGAAGAACCTCATTTCCCAGTTTTGTGCTTTTGCCAGAATTAATACTAAGTACAAATAAGGAAATGGTCTACACCACAAAGGATAATCTGATATATTTGATGAACAATAGCTCTTTAGCAGAGAATAAATTATACTACTGTAACTAATTAAGTACTATTAAATAGGTTctatttcaagaatgaatgattaTAAACTTACATCCTAAGTAGCTTTTGTGCATGTACTTAAGATGCCAAATATGAAAATTGAGTCGATAATGACTTTTGATTATGATAGAATCTATCTTGACCACAATATGTGTGGGTTGACCGTGTGGAACTTCACATTAATTAGTCGGCCGACATATACTCGTAAATGTGTTTCTTTgtatcttaatttttttttttttaataataaaaaatctTAAGACAACTGATcaacaattttttatttttaattaaggCACTTTCTCCAAATATAGCACTAGATCAACATCTTCATCTTGTAGATTCCAACTGCGACAATAGGAATTTTTTTATCGAAACGTCTTTGAAAACCATTTTAAATTTCAAAAGGTAATGATATGATTCCGAATGATATAACACCAAAGCGCAGGTGATGATAATATGATTGCTAATTAAGCCAACCATTTCTATCCATTTCTATCAAAAGCTCTTCCAAAAGGATGTTGATAAAAATAAATTCGGACATTGACGCATAAAGTAGGTTCATAACCTTTGCCGGGTAACTAACACACAAGGATGTCTCAATAAAACTGGTGGGCTAAATCCAAATTTTATAAgggatttttcttttcttttcttgtctATTGTGTATCTTTCGAAacataatatttaatatttatatttttttttccgtCTATAGTTGTTTACCCCAAAAAtgggtaacaattaaatttgtacgcggtttaaatGATACGTGGTTTAATTCAACacgaataattaagaataacagataaatgaattaaagacaaaataaacgatcaaaccaatcGCAATGTTATGACCAAGCATGATCTTAGATTGAACAGTGACCTCGTACTCGATTGGACCCTCGGTTCGAGTCCAGTCGTGAATGAAGAACAGAACAAGTGAGCAAAATTTTTAACATTAGTTAGAAggcaaaaataaatttttatttctttgaattgcgtgttacaatgtgtcagaTCAAAGAAAAACTTTACCTTTATATAGTACGAGAATTTCAGTcctagtataagtctaaaaaaggtaaaaatctt of Nicotiana tomentosiformis chromosome 7, ASM39032v3, whole genome shotgun sequence contains these proteins:
- the LOC104110297 gene encoding scarecrow-like protein 18 translates to MLGSFGSSSQSHDEEADDQRRRCSSTSPAIQIRQLLISCAELISRSDFSAANRLLTILSTNSSPFGDSTERLVHQFTRALSIRLNRYISSATNFLTPNASSNVVESSNDSALLQSSYLSLNQVTPFIRFSQLTANQAILEAINDNQQAIHIVDFDINHGVQWPPLMQALADRYPPPTLRITGTGNDLDTLRRTGDRLAKFAHSLGLRFQFHPLLITNNNDNDHDPSIISSIVLLPDETLAINCVFYLHRLLKDREMLRIFLHRIKSMNPKVVTLAEREANHNHPLFLQRFVEALDYYAAVFDSLEATLPPSSRERMTVEQVWFGREIIDIVAAEGDKRRERHERFRSWEVMLRSCGFSNVALSPFALSQAKLLLRLHYPSEGYQLSVSSTSNSFFLGWQNQPLFSISSWR